A genomic window from Labrys wisconsinensis includes:
- a CDS encoding alpha/beta fold hydrolase, whose protein sequence is MSFAAFERDGVALRYRDVGEGLPVLFQHGLGGDEAQVAQVFPAAPAVRRITLECRGQGGSAFGPPADLSIATFADDLAALAGRLGLGPAVVGGISMGAAIALRLAVRRPDMARGLILARPAWVDTPAPVNMRPYGLVGELMAAHEPDEARRRFAASAAAAELAAAAPDNLASLAGFFARPDPVRFAGLLRAIAADGPDVTEADIRRIAVPTLVIGHGVDLAHPLVFAQRLAALIPGAVLVEITPKAVDRAAYEREFRDALAGFLGRLA, encoded by the coding sequence ATGAGCTTCGCCGCCTTCGAGCGCGACGGGGTGGCGCTGCGCTACCGCGACGTCGGGGAGGGGCTGCCGGTGCTGTTCCAGCACGGCCTCGGCGGCGACGAGGCGCAGGTGGCGCAGGTCTTTCCCGCCGCGCCGGCGGTGCGGCGGATCACGCTGGAGTGCCGCGGCCAGGGCGGCTCGGCCTTCGGGCCGCCGGCGGATCTCTCGATCGCCACCTTCGCCGACGACCTCGCCGCGCTGGCCGGCCGGCTCGGCCTCGGGCCGGCCGTGGTCGGCGGCATCTCCATGGGGGCGGCGATCGCCCTGCGCCTCGCCGTGCGCCGGCCGGACATGGCGCGGGGCCTGATCCTGGCGCGGCCCGCCTGGGTCGACACGCCGGCGCCGGTCAACATGCGGCCCTACGGGCTCGTCGGCGAGTTGATGGCGGCCCACGAGCCTGACGAGGCGCGCCGGCGCTTCGCGGCGAGCGCGGCCGCGGCCGAGCTCGCCGCCGCGGCGCCGGACAACCTCGCCAGCCTCGCCGGCTTCTTCGCCCGGCCCGATCCCGTCCGCTTCGCCGGGCTGCTCAGGGCCATCGCCGCCGACGGGCCTGACGTGACCGAGGCGGACATCCGGCGGATCGCCGTGCCGACGCTGGTGATCGGCCACGGCGTCGACCTCGCGCATCCCCTCGTCTTCGCCCAGCGCCTGGCGGCGCTGATCCCGGGCGCCGTGCTGGTCGAGATCACGCCCAAGGCGGTGGACCGCGCCGCCTACGAGCGCGAGTTCCGCGACGCGCTCGCCGGCTTCCTCGGGAGGCTGGCGTGA
- a CDS encoding sugar phosphate isomerase/epimerase family protein translates to MQLGIFAKTFDAQGAVPVLRAVAEAGYATAQFNLACLGLPSMPDRIEPEVAASVGAAAGQTGVGIAAVSGTYNMIHPDPAVRRAGLARLEVLCAAASAMGTRLVTLCTGTRDAEDQWRWHPDNASPEAWRDLLAEMTAAAALAERHDVELGIEPELANVVSSAVRARRLIDEIDSARLRIVLDPANLFEVAEEDERRTIVARAVDLLAGDIALAHAKDRHADGSFATAGQGVVDFAHFVGRLRAAGFDGPLVTHGLAAAEAPGVATFLQRVIAEAAA, encoded by the coding sequence ATGCAGCTCGGCATCTTCGCCAAGACCTTCGATGCGCAAGGCGCCGTGCCGGTGCTGCGCGCGGTGGCCGAAGCCGGCTATGCCACGGCCCAGTTCAACCTCGCCTGCCTCGGCCTGCCCTCGATGCCCGACCGGATCGAGCCGGAGGTCGCGGCCTCGGTCGGCGCGGCGGCTGGGCAAACCGGCGTCGGCATCGCCGCGGTGTCGGGCACCTACAACATGATCCATCCCGACCCCGCCGTGCGCCGCGCCGGGCTGGCCCGGCTGGAGGTGCTGTGCGCGGCCGCCTCCGCCATGGGCACCCGCCTGGTGACGCTGTGCACCGGCACGCGCGATGCCGAGGACCAGTGGCGCTGGCATCCCGACAACGCCTCGCCCGAGGCCTGGCGCGACCTCCTCGCCGAGATGACGGCGGCGGCGGCGCTGGCCGAGCGTCACGACGTGGAGCTCGGCATCGAGCCGGAGCTCGCCAATGTGGTGAGCTCGGCCGTCCGGGCACGGCGCCTCATCGACGAGATCGACAGTGCACGGCTGCGCATCGTGCTCGACCCCGCCAACCTGTTCGAGGTCGCGGAAGAGGACGAGCGGCGGACCATCGTCGCGCGGGCGGTCGATCTCCTCGCCGGCGACATCGCCCTGGCCCATGCCAAGGACCGCCATGCGGACGGCTCCTTCGCCACCGCCGGCCAGGGTGTCGTCGACTTTGCCCATTTCGTCGGACGGCTGCGCGCCGCCGGCTTCGACGGCCCGCTGGTGACGCACGGCCTCGCCGCGGCCGAGGCGCCCGGCGTCGCGACGTTCCTGCAGAGGGTGATCGCGGAGGCCGCGGCATGA
- a CDS encoding Gfo/Idh/MocA family protein, with protein MPRKDERRLRVGVLGCGPIAQAAHFESCTKARNVDLYAICDVADDLRERMAATHAPEKSYADYRAMLGDPELEAVIIATSDAFHVEASIMALEAGKHVLCEKPVGVAVEEAERLQAAVAASGLVLQVGHMKRFDAGIEAAKAFVETEMGTRLAYKGWYCDNTHRYAMTDAVQPLIVTSAQARKPAVNPKADLRRYYMLAHGSHLVDTARHLAGPIEAVEARLTERFGAYCWFVTAEFADGTVGHLDLTVAVRMDWHEGFQIYGENGSVLGKIYNPWYYKSSDVDIFREADGAWHRTLGADGHFYRRQLEGFAGVILNGAAMTGASAEDGVASVRAMAAIARSAESGRPVRLADVTGAI; from the coding sequence ATGCCACGCAAGGACGAGCGAAGGCTCAGGGTCGGGGTGCTCGGCTGCGGGCCGATCGCGCAGGCCGCCCATTTCGAATCCTGCACCAAGGCGCGCAACGTCGACCTCTATGCCATCTGCGACGTCGCCGACGACCTGCGCGAGCGCATGGCCGCCACCCATGCGCCGGAAAAGTCCTATGCCGACTACCGGGCGATGCTGGGCGACCCCGAGCTCGAGGCGGTGATCATCGCTACCTCCGACGCCTTCCACGTCGAGGCCTCGATCATGGCCCTCGAGGCCGGCAAGCACGTGCTGTGCGAGAAGCCGGTCGGCGTCGCCGTCGAGGAGGCGGAGCGGCTGCAGGCCGCCGTCGCCGCGAGCGGGCTAGTGCTGCAGGTCGGCCACATGAAGCGCTTCGACGCCGGCATCGAGGCGGCCAAGGCCTTCGTCGAGACCGAGATGGGCACGCGCCTCGCCTATAAGGGCTGGTACTGCGACAACACCCACCGCTATGCGATGACCGACGCGGTGCAGCCGCTGATCGTCACCAGCGCCCAAGCGCGCAAGCCGGCGGTCAATCCCAAGGCGGACCTGCGCCGCTACTACATGCTCGCCCATGGCAGCCATCTCGTCGACACCGCCCGCCATCTCGCCGGGCCGATCGAGGCGGTCGAGGCGCGGCTGACCGAGCGCTTCGGCGCCTATTGCTGGTTCGTGACGGCTGAGTTCGCCGACGGCACCGTGGGCCATCTCGACCTCACCGTGGCCGTGCGCATGGACTGGCACGAAGGCTTCCAGATCTACGGCGAGAACGGCAGCGTCCTCGGCAAGATCTACAACCCCTGGTACTATAAGAGCAGCGATGTCGACATCTTCCGCGAGGCCGACGGCGCCTGGCACCGCACGCTCGGCGCCGACGGGCATTTCTACCGGCGCCAGCTGGAAGGCTTCGCCGGCGTGATCCTGAACGGCGCGGCCATGACCGGCGCCAGCGCCGAGGACGGCGTCGCCTCGGTGCGGGCGATGGCGGCGATCGCCCGCTCGGCCGAGAGCGGCCGGCCGGTGCGCCTGGCCGACGTGACGGGAGCGATCTGA
- a CDS encoding ROK family transcriptional regulator has protein sequence MTTPQAIRQLNETRALAALFRAGGMSRAELARSLGLTRSTTGSLVQSLLDAGLVRERPEEEAAARVGRPGILVEIDGDGAFFIGADIGVDRITALAVDLAGMVRHAVERDFRGAGCDPAAAIELTARLIGEALAALPAGGRVEGISVAIPGFLAADQRTYHATILGWHGVEVASLLRRQLGIDRPVLLENDANAFAVAETYRQAGREPADILVVLIENGVGGGIIAGGRLYHGRQRGAGEIGHIRIGEEGYVFDPRRPGRFETFVGKDALLARWRYHGGTPATLAGLLAALEAGDAAAQRTAADWGRWLARGLAALISTLEPQKVVLGGSVSAVFPFVAEAVAREVEASLVEGYPVPAIETSTVRTAGPALGAAYLLHQAMLSMDAQFQV, from the coding sequence GTGACCACTCCCCAGGCGATCCGTCAGCTCAACGAGACCCGTGCTCTCGCCGCCCTGTTCCGGGCCGGCGGCATGAGCCGCGCCGAGCTCGCCCGCAGCCTCGGCCTCACCCGCTCGACCACCGGCAGCCTGGTGCAGAGCCTGCTCGATGCCGGCCTGGTGCGCGAGCGGCCGGAGGAGGAGGCGGCGGCCCGGGTCGGGCGGCCCGGCATCCTGGTCGAGATCGACGGCGACGGCGCCTTCTTCATCGGCGCCGATATCGGCGTCGACCGCATCACCGCGCTGGCGGTCGACCTTGCCGGCATGGTCCGTCATGCCGTGGAGCGCGATTTCCGCGGCGCCGGCTGCGATCCCGCCGCGGCGATCGAGCTGACGGCGCGGCTGATCGGCGAGGCGCTGGCGGCGCTGCCCGCGGGGGGGCGCGTCGAGGGCATCAGCGTCGCCATTCCCGGCTTCCTCGCCGCCGACCAGCGCACCTACCACGCCACCATCCTGGGCTGGCACGGGGTCGAGGTGGCCAGCCTGCTGCGCCGGCAGCTCGGCATCGACCGGCCCGTGCTGCTGGAGAACGATGCCAACGCTTTCGCCGTGGCGGAGACCTACCGGCAGGCCGGGCGCGAGCCCGCCGATATCCTGGTGGTGCTGATCGAGAACGGCGTCGGCGGCGGCATCATCGCCGGCGGCCGGCTCTATCACGGGCGCCAGCGCGGGGCGGGCGAGATCGGCCATATCCGCATCGGCGAGGAGGGCTATGTCTTCGATCCGCGCCGCCCCGGCCGTTTCGAGACCTTTGTCGGCAAGGACGCGCTGCTCGCCCGCTGGCGCTATCACGGCGGCACGCCGGCGACGCTGGCGGGCCTGCTCGCAGCGCTCGAGGCTGGCGATGCCGCCGCACAGCGGACCGCTGCGGACTGGGGCCGCTGGCTCGCCCGCGGCCTCGCCGCCCTGATCTCGACGCTCGAGCCGCAGAAGGTCGTGCTCGGCGGCTCGGTGAGCGCGGTGTTCCCCTTCGTGGCCGAGGCGGTCGCCCGGGAGGTCGAGGCCTCGCTGGTGGAGGGCTACCCCGTGCCGGCCATCGAGACGTCGACGGTGCGGACCGCCGGCCCGGCCCTCGGGGCGGCCTATCTGCTGCACCAGGCGATGCTGTCGATGGACGCGCAATTCCAGGTCTGA
- a CDS encoding ATP-binding cassette domain-containing protein: MTLLARLDHIVKDFGAIRALDDVSIEIHQGEVLGLMGDNGAGKSTLVKTIAGNFQPTSGTFTMEGHPVAFSGPADARRHGIEVVYQDLALCNNLTAAANVFLGRELMTRIGPLSVLDHRRMNVRAAELFGELKSETRPADLVNRMSGGQRQAVAIARTRLARSKIVLMDEPTAAISVRQVAEVLALIKRMKDQGLSVILISHRMPDVFEVCDRVIVMRRGRKVADKPIAQTSPEEVTGLITGAIRSA, translated from the coding sequence ATGACGCTGCTGGCGCGGCTCGATCACATCGTGAAGGATTTCGGCGCCATCCGCGCGCTCGACGACGTCTCGATCGAGATCCATCAGGGCGAGGTGCTGGGCCTGATGGGCGACAACGGCGCCGGCAAGTCGACGCTGGTCAAGACCATCGCCGGCAATTTCCAGCCGACCTCGGGCACCTTCACCATGGAAGGCCATCCGGTGGCGTTCTCGGGGCCGGCGGACGCCCGCCGCCACGGCATCGAGGTGGTCTACCAGGACCTGGCGCTCTGCAACAACCTGACCGCGGCGGCCAATGTCTTCCTCGGCCGCGAGCTGATGACCCGCATCGGCCCGCTCAGCGTGCTCGACCACCGCCGCATGAACGTCCGCGCCGCCGAGCTGTTCGGCGAGTTGAAATCGGAGACCCGTCCGGCCGACCTGGTCAACCGCATGTCCGGCGGCCAGCGCCAGGCCGTCGCCATCGCCCGCACCCGCCTCGCCCGCTCCAAGATCGTGCTGATGGACGAGCCGACCGCGGCGATCAGCGTGCGCCAGGTGGCGGAGGTGCTGGCCCTGATCAAGCGCATGAAGGACCAGGGCCTCTCCGTCATCCTGATCAGCCACCGCATGCCCGACGTCTTCGAGGTCTGCGACCGCGTCATCGTCATGCGCCGCGGCCGCAAGGTGGCGGACAAGCCGATCGCGCAGACCAGCCCCGAGGAAGTCACCGGTCTCATCACCGGCGCCATCCGCTCGGCCTGA